A part of Prosthecobacter sp. SYSU 5D2 genomic DNA contains:
- a CDS encoding NUDIX domain-containing protein, whose product MSPYYQALRQAVGHRLLLMPAVAAVIHDENGHLLLQEKHDGSWSLPAGAIEPGETPQEAVAREVLEETGLRSTSSEVITTLGGVEFRHTYANGDEVEYVIVLFRCRVVPCSDVLDTEETRSLRYFSRVDMPALELPYDLDLLFSGG is encoded by the coding sequence ATGTCACCCTATTACCAGGCTCTGAGACAGGCGGTGGGACACAGGCTTTTATTGATGCCGGCTGTGGCCGCCGTCATTCACGATGAAAACGGCCATCTGCTGTTGCAGGAAAAGCATGACGGCTCCTGGAGCCTGCCCGCCGGGGCGATAGAGCCGGGTGAAACACCGCAAGAGGCTGTGGCGAGGGAGGTGCTGGAGGAAACCGGTCTGCGTAGCACAAGCAGTGAAGTGATCACAACGCTGGGGGGCGTGGAGTTTAGGCATACTTATGCCAATGGGGATGAAGTGGAGTACGTCATCGTGCTTTTCCGGTGTCGAGTGGTGCCTTGCAGCGATGTTCTGGACACTGAGGAAACGCGGAGCTTGCGTTATTTTAGCCGTGTGGACATGCCAGCGCTTGAGCTGCCTTATGACTTGGATCTGCTGTTTTCGGGGGGCTGA
- a CDS encoding carbohydrate binding domain-containing protein, with protein sequence MNKRILIQTIILCFGALSFPAYGQGAGRPNLLSNSDFKEGLNGWNTSSDKNIGKAELDHEVKRGDTPSVRITNPSAGDTFCKQTVKVKPGMRYRLTGYIKSKDVEVKGAQAANLSLAGGYERSKSLKGSESWQKVEFEFDSKAVDTLTVGCRLGGWYSPASGTAWFDDLKLIEVGKSRK encoded by the coding sequence ATGAATAAGCGCATCCTCATCCAGACGATCATCCTGTGTTTTGGAGCCCTTTCTTTTCCGGCGTATGGCCAGGGGGCAGGGCGCCCGAACTTGCTCAGCAACTCAGATTTCAAGGAGGGCTTGAACGGCTGGAATACGAGTTCGGACAAAAACATCGGAAAGGCTGAGCTGGACCATGAAGTGAAGCGGGGCGACACCCCCAGCGTCCGCATCACCAACCCCTCGGCGGGCGACACCTTTTGCAAGCAGACGGTGAAGGTCAAGCCGGGCATGCGCTACCGTCTGACGGGCTATATCAAAAGCAAGGACGTCGAGGTCAAAGGCGCCCAGGCGGCTAATCTGTCGCTGGCCGGCGGCTACGAACGCTCAAAATCCCTCAAGGGCTCCGAGTCGTGGCAGAAAGTGGAGTTCGAGTTTGATTCCAAAGCCGTGGACACTTTGACGGTTGGCTGCCGTCTGGGGGGCTGGTACAGTCCGGCCAGCGGAACCGCCTGGTTTGACGATCTCAAGCTCATTGAGGTCGGCAAAAGCAGGAAGTAA